The Flavobacterium piscisymbiosum genome includes a region encoding these proteins:
- a CDS encoding DUF932 domain-containing protein encodes MAHNINYNEHTGKYSFFSTKQKAWHNLGQIITDYPTSAEAIQHAGLDYEVEKRKLFTAGSAEIILDNEIVHNNIEVPNYYSTVRTDNDAVIGVVGKDYQIVQNRDAFSFFDSIVGGDGILYETAGALGKGERIFITAKLPDYIRVGNDDLIEKYIFLTTSHDGSGSITAAFTPIRIVCNNTLNAAMNNKTNTVRIRHTSNARQRLEQAHKVMGISDMLSSQMESIFNHWTKIRITDNEVKKLIQSALVPNKEVLKTIQEGKEDELSTCFTNMVDSAFEYAMSNPTQLMETTKGTVFGAYNSLTGYFQNVRNYKNDEAKLTSLLMGGTGQIRTQSAFNLCVDFASKGSDALILN; translated from the coding sequence ATGGCACACAATATAAATTATAACGAGCACACGGGAAAATACAGTTTTTTCAGCACTAAGCAAAAAGCATGGCACAATTTGGGGCAGATCATTACCGATTACCCCACAAGCGCCGAGGCAATTCAGCACGCAGGTTTGGATTATGAGGTAGAAAAACGAAAACTGTTTACAGCTGGTTCTGCCGAAATTATTTTGGATAATGAAATCGTTCATAATAATATAGAAGTACCAAATTACTACAGTACGGTGCGCACCGATAATGATGCCGTAATCGGTGTAGTGGGCAAAGACTACCAAATCGTACAAAACAGGGATGCCTTTTCTTTTTTTGACAGCATCGTTGGCGGTGACGGTATCCTATACGAAACCGCAGGGGCGCTCGGAAAAGGGGAACGCATTTTTATAACAGCTAAACTGCCCGATTATATAAGGGTGGGTAACGATGATTTGATTGAGAAATATATTTTCCTGACCACCTCACATGACGGAAGCGGAAGCATAACCGCAGCATTCACGCCTATACGCATTGTATGCAATAATACCCTGAATGCCGCTATGAACAACAAGACCAATACCGTTCGTATTCGCCATACCTCCAATGCCAGACAGCGATTGGAACAGGCACACAAAGTAATGGGGATATCCGATATGCTGTCTTCTCAGATGGAATCCATTTTTAACCATTGGACAAAAATCCGAATCACGGACAATGAAGTGAAAAAACTGATACAGTCTGCCCTTGTTCCCAATAAGGAAGTGCTCAAAACCATACAAGAGGGTAAGGAGGATGAACTCTCCACTTGCTTTACCAATATGGTGGATAGTGCATTTGAATATGCCATGAGCAATCCCACACAGCTTATGGAAACCACCAAAGGGACTGTCTTTGGGGCGTACAATTCTTTGACTGGCTATTTTCAGAATGTGAGAAATTACAAGAACGATGAAGCCAAATTAACTTCCCTCTTAATGGGGGGTACAGGGCAGATACGCACGCAGTCCGCTTTTAACCTTTGCGTGGATTTTGCCAGTAAAGGCTCGGATGCCTTGATTTTGAATTAA
- a CDS encoding single-stranded DNA-binding protein, producing MEITGRLTADASVQEVNSDKQVVNFSIAINDNYKPKGSTEVKEVVTYINCSYWLNAKTAQWLKKGTLVQLFGRIGMSVYNNSEGVAVGTLTFHTNSIKILVFPKKEDTAQANSAVKEKKSKKAQDVPF from the coding sequence ATGGAAATCACAGGACGATTAACAGCAGATGCATCAGTTCAGGAAGTGAACAGCGACAAACAAGTGGTCAATTTCAGTATTGCCATCAATGACAATTACAAGCCAAAAGGAAGTACCGAAGTAAAGGAAGTAGTAACCTATATCAATTGCTCCTATTGGCTGAATGCTAAAACAGCACAGTGGCTTAAAAAAGGAACCCTTGTACAGCTCTTCGGGCGTATTGGCATGAGTGTATACAATAACAGCGAAGGCGTGGCAGTAGGAACGCTGACCTTTCATACCAATAGCATTAAAATTTTGGTTTTTCCCAAAAAAGAAGATACCGCCCAGGCCAATTCAGCAGTAAAGGAAAAGAAATCGAAAAAAGCACAGGACGTACCTTTTTAA
- a CDS encoding VOC family protein, whose amino-acid sequence MELKFSHIDILVKDLQTACDYYEKILGAETSKKFIWERDGLHVTYAVLKMGQERFMLVQPFSGNLKNLLDTKGEGTIYRHCYSTPDIEAAFDELTASGVQPEDENGNALTRESLNSPSGIRIIWLPKRFGEFSIEILEEAGLKEFINEAFQI is encoded by the coding sequence ATGGAACTCAAATTTAGCCACATAGATATTTTAGTCAAAGACCTTCAAACGGCTTGTGATTATTATGAAAAAATCCTTGGGGCTGAGACCTCAAAGAAATTCATTTGGGAGAGAGATGGACTGCATGTAACCTATGCTGTTTTGAAAATGGGCCAGGAACGATTTATGCTTGTGCAGCCTTTTTCCGGAAATCTCAAAAATCTCCTTGACACCAAAGGTGAAGGAACTATTTACCGCCACTGTTATTCAACTCCTGATATTGAAGCAGCCTTTGATGAATTGACCGCCTCAGGTGTCCAGCCAGAGGACGAAAATGGAAATGCTTTAACAAGAGAGAGCCTTAATTCTCCGAGTGGAATCAGAATTATCTGGCTTCCCAAACGTTTTGGTGAATTTTCAATCGAAATACTTGAAGAAGCAGGGCTTAAAGAATTCATCAACGAAGCATTTCAAATTTAG
- a CDS encoding PDDEXK nuclease domain-containing protein, whose amino-acid sequence MIQEQFTDIIQLIKQSRSKAISVVNTEMINLYWNIGQYIYNRIETAQWGKSVVKELADFLQRSEPDLKGFSDKNLWRMKQFYQTYKASPKLSALLREISWTNNLIILSRTKSIEEQEFYLRLSSQEKFSSRELERQINSGVFERTIIGNTKVSSVMRELHPDITNTFKDSYIFDFLNLSDSYTESDLQKGLISQMKNFILELGKDFLFIAEEYKVQVGHSDFYIDLVFYHRGLQCLVAFELKSDKFKPEHLGQLNFYLEALDRDVKKQNENPSIGILLCKDQDHAVVEYALSRSLSPTMVAEYKIQLPDKKLLTQKLTDLHY is encoded by the coding sequence ATGATACAGGAACAATTTACCGATATAATCCAATTAATAAAACAATCCAGATCAAAAGCCATTTCAGTAGTTAACACTGAAATGATTAATCTGTACTGGAATATTGGACAATACATTTATAATCGTATCGAAACAGCACAGTGGGGGAAATCAGTAGTAAAAGAACTGGCTGATTTTTTGCAAAGAAGCGAGCCTGATTTAAAAGGATTTTCGGATAAGAATCTTTGGAGAATGAAACAGTTCTATCAAACATACAAAGCTTCTCCAAAACTCTCAGCACTGCTGAGAGAAATTAGCTGGACAAACAATCTTATCATTTTAAGCAGAACTAAATCAATCGAAGAACAGGAATTTTATTTGCGCCTCTCCAGTCAGGAGAAATTTAGTTCAAGGGAATTAGAAAGGCAGATAAATAGTGGTGTTTTTGAAAGAACCATTATTGGAAATACAAAAGTCTCATCAGTGATGAGAGAACTACATCCCGATATCACAAACACATTTAAGGACAGCTATATATTTGATTTTTTAAACCTTTCAGACTCCTACACCGAGAGTGATTTGCAGAAAGGTTTGATCAGTCAGATGAAAAACTTCATACTTGAATTAGGTAAGGATTTTCTATTTATAGCAGAAGAATATAAAGTTCAGGTAGGGCATAGTGATTTCTATATTGATCTTGTATTTTATCACAGGGGCTTACAATGTCTGGTCGCCTTTGAGTTAAAGTCAGATAAGTTTAAACCCGAACATTTGGGTCAGTTAAATTTTTACTTGGAAGCTCTGGATCGAGATGTGAAAAAGCAGAATGAAAACCCAAGTATCGGTATTTTATTATGCAAAGACCAGGATCATGCAGTGGTAGAATATGCTTTAAGCCGAAGCCTTTCTCCTACAATGGTTGCTGAATACAAAATTCAGCTTCCCGACAAAAAGCTACTAACACAAAAGCTGACAGATCTGCATTATTAA